One Streptomyces sp. P9-A2 DNA window includes the following coding sequences:
- a CDS encoding extracellular solute-binding protein produces MTTARPRRLTGGPAAPRFALALALLLVVVLAACTGGGSRGTGGGDGAGASAGSTAPGDVTGPIVIASGRDVTGKNGIRQQLIDAWNLREKRKKSDFRARLVELPGSADEQRSQLLGALQSRSAAYDVVNLDVTWVPEFATAGLIEPLPRDLVDDDIIPSVAGTARWDGEVYAVPFNSDVGLLYYRRDYLKHAGVEQPDLGAGLTWNQLRGLVDELDAELAPGTYEKGWTTQLAAYEGRTVNAVEAFASAVPGLELVDEKGRYTGDVDELTEGIAELRRRTETAYTLQDAHSSDEAASLSDFVEGRTAFLRHWPSEYRTLYRTFSEKQLEVVPMPGRAVLGGQNLAVTGVSQRKDKAAELIRFLTGKESERCLLEAGFAATRTSAYEGDADGERCTAVGPGPSASPTGEGADPVPRDEGGRPAYARDILLPALRNAVHRPRTPLYGAFTQTFTTRLGPLHGDDVQSDEALAEQLDKALRKALPH; encoded by the coding sequence ATGACGACGGCCCGGCCCCGCCGGCTCACCGGCGGGCCGGCGGCCCCGCGGTTCGCCCTGGCGCTCGCCCTGTTGCTGGTCGTCGTCCTCGCCGCCTGCACCGGCGGAGGCTCCCGCGGTACAGGCGGCGGGGACGGCGCCGGTGCTTCCGCCGGATCCACCGCCCCGGGCGACGTGACCGGCCCCATCGTGATCGCCAGCGGCCGGGACGTCACCGGCAAGAACGGCATACGCCAGCAGCTCATCGACGCCTGGAACCTGCGTGAGAAGCGGAAGAAGTCCGACTTCCGGGCCCGCCTGGTCGAGCTCCCGGGCAGCGCCGACGAACAGCGCAGCCAGCTGCTCGGCGCCCTGCAGTCCCGCAGCGCCGCCTACGACGTGGTCAACCTGGACGTGACCTGGGTGCCCGAGTTCGCCACCGCCGGCCTGATCGAACCGCTGCCCCGCGACCTGGTCGACGACGACATCATCCCGTCCGTGGCCGGCACGGCCCGGTGGGACGGGGAGGTGTACGCGGTGCCGTTCAACAGCGACGTCGGCCTGCTGTACTACCGGCGCGACTACCTGAAGCACGCCGGAGTCGAGCAGCCCGACCTCGGCGCCGGCCTCACCTGGAACCAGCTGCGGGGCCTCGTCGACGAGCTGGACGCCGAGCTCGCGCCGGGCACCTACGAGAAGGGCTGGACCACCCAGCTCGCCGCCTACGAGGGCCGTACGGTCAACGCGGTGGAGGCGTTCGCGTCCGCGGTGCCGGGCCTCGAGCTGGTTGACGAGAAAGGCCGCTACACCGGCGACGTCGACGAGCTGACCGAGGGGATCGCGGAGCTGCGCCGCCGCACGGAGACGGCGTACACCCTCCAGGACGCCCACTCCTCCGACGAGGCCGCGTCGCTGAGCGACTTCGTCGAGGGCCGCACGGCGTTCCTGCGGCACTGGCCGTCGGAGTACCGCACCCTGTACCGGACCTTCTCCGAGAAGCAGCTCGAGGTCGTCCCGATGCCCGGCCGGGCGGTGCTCGGCGGGCAGAACCTCGCGGTCACCGGGGTGTCGCAGCGCAAGGACAAGGCGGCCGAGCTGATCCGGTTCCTCACCGGGAAGGAGAGCGAGCGCTGCCTGCTGGAGGCGGGCTTCGCGGCGACCCGCACCTCGGCCTACGAGGGCGACGCGGACGGCGAGCGGTGCACCGCGGTCGGCCCCGGGCCCTCGGCGTCCCCCACAGGCGAGGGTGCCGACCCGGTCCCGCGCGACGAGGGTGGCCGCCCCGCCTACGCCCGTGACATCCTCCTGCCGGCCCTGCGCAACGCGGTCCACCGGCCGAGGACCCCGCTGTACGGCGCGTTCACCCAGACGTTCACCACCCGGCTCGGCCCGCTGCACGGCGACGACGTGCAGTCGGACGAGGCCCTGGCCGAACAACTGGACAAGGCCCTGCGCAAGGCCCTCCCGCATTAG
- a CDS encoding substrate-binding domain-containing protein: MIRFDPRGKSNRALLVGVSEYDHTEPPHGVPGPIPATEHNVNRLREVLARGQVFDEHEITVAHSPSLEHFEQALLLAAEAKGVLLLYFAGHGAIPSAGDELFLQMRNARVVAGGQAVFPGAAPFTTVLTMLATSPARRIVVILDCCFAGNAAWVRETLDDKHRLLLMMSVQANHRIDAGDPWTPTPYTAELVRLLDEEGETGFLDLSERIRERMAVRDLSTVRREAWEPLCRAEPGEDVLLVAKPTPAPTPQPKKTGVDPPTPVTTPAPVTTPAPVTTPAPTPDGTDADVPRTSLAVRLLGRLRGLRGRGRTGRSDQSGTTGGAGWRGTPWAVPLLGLLSLTVLTAGTYGVIGLVGHLRDDTATVCAPALEQRVLTDPDLEPTIRAAADAYLTSAANTLDDGCRRTGITVYSAGSSDVVTALHRQTAAWREPPDEDVNPQRDIGPQPDIWIPASRADFARVMKERDTDAWAVLKAADEPLAYSPVVLAVPRAIAADTMESRTGLTLNRMIEDLSERNEKAEVRRPDPEFTDVGLLATIGLYAGDESVAAAEQLVDQTGPPSPTAAELLCTLPDRDDVDNQTAALVPEFLMRSGVGCDSTTRTRRTAQYPKDVPGVAPVFVRVAWQGADRDKEARDASAASFQDWLTGEEGQAVFAEKGFRNPYKWELLDRDTKVDGVLVASPALDRFARQDKMEEALKEYRAAGGPGRVLYLLDSSLSMGNVWKGSSGAPGLLKQSLGGLGGQDEYGVWAVAETGDRSYEQLLKSGSHRRADTERALDARARVRDAGADPRDALDAAFEEMERSEGDNRRRLIVYITDSEDSDQLTRDRLGDILSGARRAEVPVTVVSLKNGGCDPGRPDRQITDASKGRCLDSGDDPGTALRDEVARTGTGDE, encoded by the coding sequence GTGATCCGTTTCGACCCACGGGGGAAGTCCAACAGGGCGCTGCTGGTCGGCGTGTCCGAGTACGACCACACGGAGCCGCCGCACGGCGTGCCCGGTCCCATCCCGGCGACCGAGCACAACGTGAACCGCCTGCGCGAGGTACTGGCGCGCGGGCAGGTGTTCGACGAGCACGAGATCACGGTCGCCCACTCACCGTCCCTGGAGCACTTCGAGCAGGCGCTGCTCCTGGCCGCGGAGGCGAAGGGGGTGCTGCTGCTCTACTTCGCCGGGCACGGTGCCATCCCCAGCGCGGGCGACGAGTTGTTCCTGCAGATGCGCAACGCGCGCGTGGTCGCGGGCGGGCAAGCCGTGTTCCCGGGTGCGGCGCCCTTCACCACCGTGCTGACGATGCTGGCCACCAGCCCGGCCCGGCGGATCGTGGTGATCCTGGACTGCTGCTTCGCGGGCAACGCGGCCTGGGTCCGGGAGACCCTCGACGACAAGCACCGCCTGCTGCTGATGATGAGCGTCCAGGCCAACCACCGCATCGACGCGGGCGATCCGTGGACGCCGACGCCGTACACCGCCGAACTCGTCCGGCTCCTCGACGAGGAGGGCGAGACGGGTTTCCTGGACCTCTCCGAGCGGATACGGGAGCGGATGGCCGTCCGCGACCTCAGCACCGTGCGTCGCGAAGCGTGGGAGCCGCTGTGCCGCGCGGAGCCCGGCGAGGACGTCCTGCTGGTGGCGAAGCCGACTCCGGCCCCGACCCCGCAGCCGAAGAAAACTGGCGTAGATCCGCCCACGCCCGTCACCACGCCCGCGCCCGTCACCACGCCCGCGCCCGTCACCACGCCCGCGCCCACGCCCGACGGCACAGACGCCGACGTGCCACGGACCTCGCTCGCGGTCCGGCTCCTCGGCCGTCTTCGCGGCCTCCGCGGAAGGGGCCGGACGGGCCGATCAGACCAATCAGGCACGACGGGTGGAGCGGGGTGGCGGGGCACCCCCTGGGCCGTCCCCCTCCTCGGCCTCCTCTCCCTCACCGTCCTCACCGCCGGCACCTACGGAGTGATCGGACTCGTCGGGCACCTCCGGGACGACACCGCCACCGTCTGTGCCCCGGCACTGGAGCAGCGCGTCCTGACCGACCCCGACCTGGAGCCGACGATCCGCGCCGCCGCCGACGCCTACCTGACCTCGGCGGCGAACACCCTGGACGACGGCTGCCGCCGCACCGGCATCACCGTCTACAGCGCGGGCTCCTCCGACGTGGTCACCGCGCTGCACAGGCAGACCGCCGCCTGGCGGGAGCCCCCGGACGAGGACGTCAACCCGCAGCGGGACATCGGTCCGCAGCCGGACATCTGGATTCCCGCCTCCCGCGCCGACTTCGCCCGGGTCATGAAGGAGCGGGACACCGACGCGTGGGCCGTCCTGAAGGCCGCCGACGAGCCGCTCGCCTACTCCCCGGTCGTACTGGCCGTTCCGCGGGCCATCGCGGCCGACACCATGGAGAGCCGTACCGGCCTGACCCTGAACCGCATGATCGAGGACCTGTCCGAACGGAACGAGAAGGCTGAGGTGCGGCGCCCCGACCCGGAGTTCACCGACGTCGGGCTGCTCGCCACGATCGGTCTGTACGCCGGTGACGAGTCCGTCGCCGCCGCCGAACAGCTGGTCGACCAGACGGGCCCGCCCTCCCCCACCGCCGCCGAACTGCTGTGCACGCTGCCCGACCGCGACGATGTGGACAACCAGACGGCCGCCCTGGTCCCCGAGTTCCTGATGCGCAGCGGCGTCGGCTGCGACAGCACCACGCGCACCCGCCGCACGGCCCAGTACCCCAAGGACGTCCCCGGCGTGGCCCCGGTGTTCGTCCGGGTCGCCTGGCAGGGCGCGGACCGGGACAAGGAAGCCCGCGACGCGTCGGCCGCCTCCTTCCAGGACTGGCTGACCGGTGAGGAGGGTCAAGCGGTGTTCGCCGAGAAAGGTTTCCGCAATCCGTACAAGTGGGAGCTGCTGGACCGGGACACGAAGGTCGACGGCGTGCTGGTCGCGTCCCCCGCTCTCGACCGGTTCGCCCGGCAGGACAAGATGGAAGAGGCATTGAAGGAGTACCGGGCGGCGGGCGGCCCGGGACGGGTGCTCTATCTGCTGGACAGTTCCCTTTCGATGGGGAATGTGTGGAAGGGGTCGAGCGGGGCCCCCGGACTGCTGAAGCAGTCGCTGGGCGGCCTCGGCGGACAGGACGAGTACGGCGTGTGGGCGGTGGCGGAGACCGGCGACCGGTCGTACGAGCAACTGCTGAAGTCCGGCTCGCACCGGCGGGCCGACACCGAGCGCGCCCTCGACGCCCGCGCCCGGGTACGGGACGCCGGGGCCGATCCGCGTGACGCCCTGGACGCCGCGTTCGAGGAGATGGAACGGTCCGAGGGCGACAACCGCCGGCGGCTGATCGTGTACATCACCGACAGCGAGGACAGCGACCAGCTCACCCGGGACCGTCTGGGGGACATCCTCTCCGGGGCGCGGCGGGCCGAGGTGCCGGTGACCGTGGTGTCCCTGAAGAACGGCGGCTGCGACCCGGGCAGACCGGACCGTCAGATCACCGACGCCAGTAAGGGGCGCTGCCTGGACAGCGGCGACGATCCCGGCACGGCCCTGCGCGACGAGGTCGCCCGCACCGGAACGGGGGATGAATGA
- a CDS encoding effector-associated constant component EACC1 translates to MAEGDSVADQGIRIRLDDTASTSDIGALRKWLEREKPLDERVRAGDLRIQERPRTDESGTPMGVGMDIVVLMVGAGAGAIATELLDQVKKAVSAWRANRRDVEDGAPPQGRVESVNLDDR, encoded by the coding sequence ATGGCTGAGGGGGACAGTGTGGCCGATCAGGGCATTCGGATCCGGTTGGACGACACCGCGAGCACGAGCGACATCGGCGCGCTGCGCAAGTGGCTGGAGCGGGAGAAACCGCTCGACGAGCGGGTGCGCGCCGGCGATCTGCGGATCCAGGAGAGGCCGAGGACGGACGAGTCCGGCACCCCGATGGGGGTCGGGATGGACATCGTCGTCCTGATGGTCGGTGCGGGTGCGGGCGCGATCGCCACGGAGTTGCTGGACCAGGTCAAGAAGGCCGTGTCGGCCTGGCGGGCCAACCGGCGTGACGTCGAGGACGGCGCACCGCCCCAGGGCAGAGTCGAATCGGTGAACCTCGACGACAGGTAG